CAGATTTCCACATTGTCTATGGTTGACTTCTTTTAGCCAAGATGTCAGTGAATCCTATGGCATATGAAGCCCAGTTCTTTGGTTTTACCCCTCAGACATGTATGCTTAGGGTCTACATTGCATTTCAAGACTACCTGTTTGAAATGATGCTGGTTGTGGAGAGAGTCATTCTGAAGAAACTAGAAGGCTTTCCTGACTCTAAGATCAGTCCATTCCAAATCCGTAAGAGCACAGagaaatttcttctcttcatgaaGGAGCGCTTTGATCACCTCTTCAGCAAAATGGAACAAATGCTTTTGCAGTTGGTGTTAAACATCCCTAAAAATGTTTTACTTCCTGAAGACAAGGTCCACGAGCAGTACCCCTACAGTAAGGAACAGTTTCAAACTCTGCAAGGTGAAATTGATCAACTACAGAAACAATACAAGGTTGAAGTGTCTGCTGGACAGGCCCTTTTAGCAGAATTAGAAGAACAGAAAATGGTTCAGGCAGAACTTGAGAAGACCCTCCAGTGGTTTGATGGGCTTGAGACCATATGCAGAGAGCACGGGACTAGCAATTTAAAGGAAAGCTTTGCATTCTTGACGCAAACTTGTAAGAAACTGCAAGATATACTAAAGGAagttgaaaagaaaaacaaaagattgCAAAAAAGTAATCTCGATGTAGTGTAAAGGAAGTACTGAAAGGGCAGCAGAGAAACCAATAAGACAATACAATACATTTTTTTGGGATCTCTCCAGAAGCATTTGTATATaaagttttttgggggggttgcCCCCTCTTCCTTGCCATACCAGTTTTTGACTGAAAGCTGGTGAGTGCAATATTCTGGCAAACCATCATTTTCCCCTCCTGAATTCTATAAATGCTGCATAGACATTTCTTTAAGTAAATAACCATACCCCCCTAAGAATGTCTAAATGAATTGTCTGAATGGTAGAAGTGCAGACGCAAAATAAGTGCATTGTAATGAAGATTTCAATTCTCTGCACTAGTTCATTTAAGCAACTTTAGTAGAGAGGAAGCTTTTTCTTTAATGTACAATAGGTTAGAAGCATCTTAATCTTAAACTATTTTCTGGAAGTCAAGACTTGTCAGTATTGAAATATTCCATTTAGAAATGTAAGAATGTGACATCATAGTAAAACTTAGGCCTTGAGGAGAAATACATTTAATAAATGTTGGAGTTGGAATTAATCTAGACAATAGTGAGTGGTTTCTAAAATGGAGGGGTTAGTTGTTACTTccagtatttaaaaaataaaaaaaaaggggtTGATATTCTGAAGGAGTTAACAAAGACAGGACAGAGGGCCTGGATCTTTCCTGTTTCTGGTGGAAATATTTCACAAATACTAATCAGTAGTCATAAACCTATGTACAGTAGGTGATTATACCAATTTTGCAAATGGATAGAGTTAGTTTTGCTTTGAGCAGGAAGCGCACATTGTACAGTGCTGTGTGTGATAAGAGACAGATATGAGCTGCAGCGGAATAACTCAGACTCTGGACTGCTTTGAAAGTTCTTGCACCATAGTATTTATCGTAGTGTCAGCACAGCATTATACATTGTGTGACTCTTGCTAAAAGCAAAACTTAGTTTGCATAGCTATACAATGGGTATACTCACCTACCTTACCATGGGTGTTATGTGGACTGATTAATATTTGCGAAGTCCTTTGAGTTCCTTGAATTAAGCTTACTTTATATGGACTTGTTCCACAATCCAAAGAAAATGtgaatcttttcattgacttcagtgccttTTGGATCAGCCCTTATTTGCATATTAGTATAGTAAAAAGAAGCTTAACTTTTACAGGGGCAAAACGTCCttactttttaaaagatacttGCTTGAATGATGTTTAACTTCTGTATAACTTGAGAGCTACTTAAAAATTATACATAAGgtgacaaaatatattttttcaatgCATTCTGAAACTATACTATAAAATATTCTATGCTATTCTATGAAATTTGTCAAATACCTGAAGACTTCTGGATCAGCTCAATATGCTCAAAGAACAGGTCAACAAATTTGAAGTGTCCACTGATTTTGTGAGCCCAGTGTGACATTTTGTGACTCATCTTGGGCACCCAAAGTCAGAGTCCACATCTGAAAATTTGGCCAAAGACGTTAACTTTTAATGTTTAACACTAGTCTTTGTGTGAACTAACGTGCATTAAATAATACCTAAAGATTTTCTAATGGAAATCATTCTAAAGTATCTTATTTAGAGACTCATTTTGTATGTATCACTTAAAACAATGTTCATTTTTCTGCGTTTTTTGATCAGTAAAATCTAAGTGTTCATTTCCCCACCACTCATTCTAACATGTAGGAAGCTTCTGTGTACTGTATGGCTGCAGCTAAAACTAGTAAATAAACATTCCAGTAACTCATAAGATAGTGTGATATATTTTTCTGTTACGGCACTAGAAAAATCTCATTCAAAAATCGACATTGttaatgcaatttttttctgCAATATTACGACAACAAATCTGTGGATATTGTTTTGTCAGACAGCCACAAGGGAGTTTAGTTTTCATTCTGAACAACAGTGAATGTTAATTGGAATCTACCGCAGGACAAAAACATTAAATTGgtaatttaaatgtaaaattaagTAAACATGTGGATGTCAATAGTAAGAGTACAGTCATACAGACATTTGGCAAGGCAGGAGATGAAGAATAGATACCATCTTTTCTTCAGGGTACAGTTAAAAGCTCCTTTATGAGCCTTACAAATCTACTGTGTGCTTATTTAAATAGGTCCATAAAACAGTAGCTATAGCATAATCAACAATTATGTTGATTTTTTATAGTAAGAAATAAAAAATGTccatggggggacagggagtggtagGTGAAGACACACCCCCACCTCAAATGAGACTGATGGTGTTTATCATTCATTGCTAGTGATATCAGCATTTCCCCAAGGAGTGGATGCTTCCTTAAATATCCCATGGACTATGAAgggattactttttaaaaaacaaggatgATGTTTTGAGTAATATAATGATGAATAGTGCTAAGGATAGAGACTGGCTTGGGATAAAACGAGTACCTTTTATAGGTACTCTATAATGGTGGGTTTAAAATCTATTCACCAAATACGTATTCTCCAAGCTGGATAAGAACAGCAAAACACTCTAACTGCACTTTACTATGATTTTAACCTCACGAACAATGGGTAGTTTGAATTTTGGGCACAAACACATTcaaatagatttaaaaacaaataaataattggGTTTAACCCTGCTAAAGGTGGTTGGTTTACTGGGTCATCCAAACTCCTTACTAATATAAAGTTGTGTCCTCAGATAGACCCGAGAAGTTTGTTGTCCATCTATTTTATCAGGTTATATATAGAATGTTCTCTtcttttaagtgaaacaatgttaaaaaaCCCAGCCAGAATGTTAAAGCTTTTGGGAAGTTTGCAGGAGATACATTTCTACATGTACCCTTATGCAGACTGTATATATTTTATCTTTCTCTGCAATAAAGATACATTTGAAATACTTCACTACTTTGTATCAGTTGTAATAGGCAATGTGACTCAGACTACAATAGGCACAGTATGCAGAAGGAGTGTTGTACATGTTGGCATGAATATGCAAAGTACTGAGGACCATTATACGCTCACCAAACGTATCAAAGCTTACCGCTTTATTTTCGTTATTAATGAAATTGGGTTGATGTAGTTCCTTGCATAGAGAGAAGTCTTGTGTGCTATTACACTACAGACAAATTGTATTTCTTTTGTACATTAATAATTCAcgggtggaattcctcaagggcctcttttccaccatgatttcaacaatttccatcccaccatcaacctcagcctagagcaatccacacaagcggtctaTTTCCTGGACAtcactgtgctaataagcaatggtcacataaataccacctTATACCGGAAActtactgactgctatacttactacatgcctccagcttccatccaggacacaccacacgatctcTTAAGATACAACCTCTTAAGATACAAcctcatttgctccaatc
This genomic stretch from Gopherus flavomarginatus isolate rGopFla2 chromosome 19, rGopFla2.mat.asm, whole genome shotgun sequence harbors:
- the MIS12 gene encoding protein MIS12 homolog; translation: MSVNPMAYEAQFFGFTPQTCMLRVYIAFQDYLFEMMLVVERVILKKLEGFPDSKISPFQIRKSTEKFLLFMKERFDHLFSKMEQMLLQLVLNIPKNVLLPEDKVHEQYPYSKEQFQTLQGEIDQLQKQYKVEVSAGQALLAELEEQKMVQAELEKTLQWFDGLETICREHGTSNLKESFAFLTQTCKKLQDILKEVEKKNKRLQKSNLDVV